Below is a window of Candidatus Omnitrophota bacterium DNA.
GCAGCCCCCTCATTCTGGCCACACTCACGGTGATCGCCGCGATTCTTCCGATGGCCTTTGTGCGCGGGTTAATGGGACCCTACATGCGGCCGATCCCTATTGGGGCGAGCGCGGCCATGGTTTTTTCCATGATTGTGGCCTTTGTAGCCACTCCGTGGGCTGCGTATAAAATTTTGGGTTATGCGCACCGCAAGGGCAAGCTCAAGGGCCACGGCCACGGTGAGAAGGAAGATTTTTTGACGCGCTCCTATCGCTCCTATATGGGGCCTTTGATTCGGCGCGCTTCCGTGCGCCGGATTTTTTATTGCGTGCTCGTCTTGTTGTTGTTCGGCTCCGTTGCGCTTGTGCCGGCCAAGCGGGTTCTCCTCAAGATGTTGCCTTTTGACAATAAGAACGAGTTTCAGGTGATCCTGAATATGCCCGAAGGCACGCCAATCGACCGGACACGCGCAGTGATTGAAGAAATGGCCTACTATGTGCGCGAGGTGCCGGAGGTGTCCGACATCGAGATTTATGTGGGCGCGGCCGCTCCGTACAACTTCAACGGGTTGGTCCGCCACTATTTTCTGAGAAACCGGCCGCACATGGCAGACCTGCAAGTGAACCTGGAGGACCGTCATCACCGAAAACGGCAGAGCCATGCGATTGCCGAGAGCATACGCCCCAAGCTGCAGGAGATTGCCAAACGTGCGGGAGCCCATGTGCAGGTGGCGGAGGTGCCGCCCGGGCCGCCGGTGCTTTCCACCCTGGTGTTGGAGATCTATGGCCCGAACCAGCAGGGACAGGAGGAGCTCTCCGGGAAGATCGAAGCACTTCTGGGCCGCACACCCGGCATCACGGACATCGATACTTATGTGGAGGCCGATCAAGATCTGGTGCGTTTGCAGGTCGACAGCGAAAAGGCCTCATTGAACGGGATCCCCATGGCCTATGTGGCGCGCACCGTCGCAACCGCCTTGAAGGGCGAAGTCGCGGGTTTGGCCCGGTTGCCTGGTGAATATGAGCCTGTGGAAATCCTTGTACGTTTGCCGCAGGACAAACGCAGAGACCTGAAAGGGCTGGAGGGCATTCAGCTTCTTTCAAGATACGGGCAAATGATTCCGCTGCCGGATTTAGTGAAGCCGGAAAAACGGAGCCAGGATCATTCCATCTATCACAAGAATCTCATGCGCACGAGCTATGTGATTGCGGATGTCACGGACCAAGTGGGTTCGCCTGTGTATGCGCTCGTGGGTTTGCGCAAGGAACTGGATAAGATCCAGTTGCCTGCTTCGGATGAGGGTCAGAAAAAGCTGGTGCAGTACTTCACCCGCCAGCCGGATTCCAGCAGGGAATGGGCTGTTAAGTGGGACGGCGAGTGGCACATTACCTACGAGGTCTTCCGTGATTTGGGCCTGGCCTTTGCAGCGGTGCTTATCTTGATCTATGCCTTGGTCGTGGGTTGGTTTAAATCCTTCAAGACCCCGGTCATCGTGATGGCGCCGATTCCGCTTTCCCTGGTGGGAATCCTGCCCGCGCATTGGCTGAGCGGGGTTTTCTTCACCGCCACTTCCATGATTGGGTTGATCGCCGGCGCCGGGATTGTGGTGCGAAACTCCATTATTTTGGTCGATTTTATTGAATTGCGGCTCAAGGAGGGGATGCCCTTGGAAGAGGCCGTGATCGATGCCGGGGCTGTGCGCTTCAGGCCCATGCTCTTGACAGCTTCGGCCGTGGTCGTGGGCGCCTCCGTTATTCTTTTTGACCCGATATTCCAGGGCTTGGCCATTGCGCTCATCGCCGGAGAAGTGGCCGCCACGATTCTGTCCCGTACCGCCGTACCGGTTCTGTACTACAGCATGTACCGGAAGCACCGGTGCCAGGCACCAGTGCCAGGCACCGGTGCCTGACACCGAAGGAGATCGTATGAAAATGGAACGATGGATCCGGCTCATTGCCGGGAGCTTTGTGATCATTAGCTTGATTCTCTCTCAGACCGTGAGCGAATGGTGGCTGCTCTTCACCGCCTTTGTGGGAGTCAATCTCTTTCAAAGCGCCTTAACGAACTTGTGCTTGATGGAGAAGCTTTTGGGCAAAATGGGCGTACAAAAATAGGCCTACCCCAAAAGATTTGCTTGAAAATGCTGCGTGTTGAAGCGCCGCGTTTCCCGGTGCCATACGGTGCGCCTCTGCAACCCGACACGCGCATTTTGGGTTGGGTATACTCTGCTGTAGAGGAAAAAACAACCTCTCAAGAGATGATGTGTGAGTGCCCGCGGGAGTGCGGAGCTCCCGCGGGACAAAGGCAAACTGTCCGAAAGGGCAGGACGCAAAGCCGTAGGGCCTAAGGCAGGAGTTACTGCTATGGTAGCCTGGTTGCCGCGCAAGGAAAAAGTGTATTTACAGGACCTTTCCCCGCCTTAATCCGGCGCCGGGAATAGGTCTTTTTTTGTGTGCGCCAGACTCCGCCCTAGGGTTCCAGCTTTGCAGAAAGGCTTGGCAAGTGAGAAGGATTCTGCAACAAGCGCCCCGGACCCTGTTCTGTTTCTCTCTCCTAATCAATTTTGCGTTAAGCGCGATGGCTGCGGAGCCCACCTTTAGATCGGCTGTATTCGTGGGAGGCCAAGGCCAGCAGGGCGGCGGCTCCGAAAACGCCACTATGAGTTTTCCCGCTGGGATAGCGCTGAACAGGGGCCAGCTCTATTTTGCGGGAGAAGACCAAAGCCAAGCCGGTGCCCATGCCCTAACAGTCCAAGTCTCTCTCCCGCCCAGTCCCGCGGCAATCCGAAGCTCCCTTTGGCCTGAAAAGGCCTCCAGTGCAGGACCGCATCAAGAGGTCTTAAGCGCAGTTGCTGCCACGAGCGAAGGAGTCTATTTTGCCGGCCGGAGTCTTTCCCAGACTCAAGACCCTCAGGCGCCCAAAGAGCATCGCTGCGTGTTGATCAAGTTTCCTCCAGACAATGCCGTGGGACAGGGCGCGGGAAGAGCACTTTGGACTCGCAGTGTGGATTTCTTCCCGACGCCGGTGTGGAAGGAAAGCGGCCCCGAGGCCTTTTTATCCGTTCTTGCAGTCGAGGAGGAAGGCCAGGTCTTTATCTATGCCGGGGGCTACGCTCAGGCAGGGAAGCAGAATCACACGGCCGTGCTGGCTAAGTTTGACAGTAGTGGCAATCTGATCTGGAAAGAGATTGTGGGCGAACCCGGAGACGGTTTCCATAGCTCAGTCTCTTCGCTGGCCGAGCTGGACGGGCACATATACGCGGCCGGAAAGAGTCATTACACCGATTCGAACTACGACCACCGGGCTACCCTTTGGAAGATTGCCCGCACGGGTGGCATGGTTTGGTTCAAAACCTACACCCAGTCTCTGAAGCCGGAAGGAGCGGCGGTGGCTGTTACGGCATCCGAAGACCATGTCTTTCTCGCCTCGTCTCAGTTTATCGGTCCTTACGGGGCGGAAGATGTGCTCATTCTCAAGTACACACCCTCAGGCCGCTTTGTGTGGAGCAGCAAATGGGGCGGCCAGGGCACGGACGTGGGGCACGGCATTCTGTATTCGGACGGCAAGCTGTTTGTGGTGGGAGAAACCACGAGCTTCCAGGCAGCGGGCAAGGATGCTTTTATGTTGGTGGTGGATCCTGACTTTGGAAAGGTGCAGACCTACAGTTTAATGGGTTGGGAAGAGGATGATGTGGCCCGGGCAGTGGCGGTGCAGGATGGAGAGCTTTTTGTGGTTGGGGAAACAACGAGCTCCCGTGAGCAGGGGAATCTGCCCGGTGCCAAAGATTTCATGGTCTTGCATTACAGCTTGGGAGAAGTCGCGGCGCCGGTCATTAGCGCCTCTACCATGGGCACCGGCGTGGCCGCAGTTGCGGTGCAAGCGGAGCCTGTGCCCCAGGGGCCCACGCCCGAAGAGCAGTTGGCCTTGGTGAAAGAAGAAATGAGCGCCTTGCGTGAGCAATCCAAGACGGAATTGGAAGCCCTCAAGGCTCAGCTTGAACAGGCCGAGGCCCGGGCAAAAGAATTGCGGAGTACCGCAGGTTCGCAGGAGGGACAACTCGCGCAGCTCAATAATCAGTTGGCCTCCGCGCAAGGCCAGGCAAAAGAACAAAGCCAGCTTGCGCAATCCCGCTTGGATGAACTTCAAATTATCCGAACAGCGCTGCGGGAAAAAGAACACGCGCTGGTGCGTGCCCAAACCGAACAAGCGGCTTTGGAAACACGCTGGGTCCAGTACCGGGCCGAGGTCTTAGCCCAAGAAGAAGACGCGCAACTCGGCTCGAAGAAGATCCAAGATCAACTCTCTGCAATGGAACAGACCTTGGAGCAGACAAAGCTGGAAAAGAATTTGCTGCAGGAAGAAAAAACTCAGCTTCAAGAACGCCAGAAACGAATCGCGGGTGAGCTCGAACAGGCTAACGAGGAACTGAACCGGGCCAAGAAAGAAATTGCGGGTCTGCGCGCACAACTCGGCAGCGCTCAGGAAGTGCAAGTGGCACAGGAAGCCACGGAGCAGCAACTCGATGCCGCCCGTCAGGAAATCGGGCGTCTGCGAAAGGCTGTCAGTTATTCGGAGGAGCAACTCACCGGGATGCAAACGCAAAACGAGGCCTTGGCACAAGCCAAGGGAGAGACGCAATCTCAGCTTCAAGAATTGATTTCGGAGAACCTTTTGCTGGACGATACGATTGGGCGTTTAGAGAACAACGTGGCCGTGCAAACTGCCCAGCTTGAGGAATTGCAGGCCGCTCTGAAGCGTTCTTCAAACGAAAACGAAAAAATTCGAGAGCTGGAAGCCCAACTGGCCCGGATGCAAGAGGACCTTGAGGGCATGCGCGCCAATTACATGGCTTCGGAAGAAGAAGTCCAGAGTCTGCGCTCCATGCTGGAGCAAACCCAGGGTGTGGGCCCGGATATTGGAGTGCGGCTGGGAGCTCCGGTTCCCGAAGCGGCCGAGGCCGCCATGCCCACTCTGGATGTTCCCGGCCCCGCATTGGAAAAACCCCCGGGCCTGCATGTGGAGCTCCTCACATGGGATCATATGGGACAGCCCCAAAAGGTCCTGGAGCGTTTGCAGCGCTTGCGCATTGTCATCGTGTCTGAGATCGACGGAGCGCCTTCTTCCGCGGATATGGATCTGCAGATTTTGGCTCCGGACGGCAGCGTCATCGACGAGTTCAGCCAAAGCACCGGGACCGAGGGCAGTGTCGTGGTGTTCCGTTCCCTGGCGCTGGCCGACTTCCCGGCGGGAGTGTACTCCATTGTGGCCAAGGCCCGTGCTCAAGGACATAATCCGGTCACGGCCTATACGCACTTTGGCCACAAGGTAGAGGAAGCAGAAGTTCTGGAAGCGCCGAGTCCCATCGTGGAGGCCCCCGTGTTGCCGGTCTTGGCGCCTCTGGAAGCCCTGATGCTCACCTTGGACCGCAAAGGAAATCCGGATTCGGAGTTCAAGAGGTTGAAGAAACTCCGTATTGCCGTACTGTCTTCTTCCAAAGGTTCTCCGGTCGCGAGCACCGTGGAAGTCGTGGTGACAGGCCCGGATGGTTCTGTGATTGATACTTTTGCTAAAGCAGCTTCGGAGAGCGGTGAACTGAATATCGAGCGCCCACTCGAACGGGAAATCGACAAGGGCACCTATACGATCAAGGGGCTGGTGGCTGCTGAAGGCTATGAGCCCGCCACAGTCACGCATCAGTTTGTGGTGAACTGAGCAGGTATCCAACCCATTGACCGCTGCAGGACATCGCAGTACCCTAGCTGCATGTGCCGTCTCCGACCTCTCTTTCTGATCCCTGTCTGTTTGTTGTTGTTTGCCGGTATTACAGATGCGCTTGCCTTTCGCGTGGCCAAAGCGCCGCGCGCAATGTGCGAGCAGCCCTACTATGAATTCGGTGAAGTCCCGAACACCCAAACCATTGAAAACGTCTTTGTGGTCCGTAACACGGGCACGGCCACTTTGGAAATCCGCGGCATCTGGACCTCTTGTACGTGTACGGATGTGGAGTGGGAGGGGGAGGCCGTAGAACCCGGAGGGGAAATTGAGATCCTCGGGCGCCTTGTTTTGCACGGCCGTGAAGGCAAGCTGCTTAAAGAAATTTTTGTGGAAACCAACGACCCGCAGCAGCAAACCCTCACCTTGGGCTTTACGGGCATCGCGCTGCGCGAGGTTTACGTGGAACCCGAGGCAATCTTTTTCGGCAGCGTTCCCCAGGGCGCTACAGCCAGCGCCCCAGTGAGTATCCGCACCAAAAAGGGAACGCCGTACCACATTGTAAGTGCCGTCTCCACCGACCCCAGCTTTGAAGCGGAGGTGGATTCTCCTGAGCGCATGGCGGTGCACGCGATTCAGATTCAGTTGAAAGCCGGCGGGCAACCCGGGAAAAGACAGGGGCGCATCAAAATACGTACGGACTTGATGAAGATCCAGGAGGTCGAGATCCCCGTGTCTGTTCGCGTTATGGACGACCTGCTGGTGGAACCCCGCGAAATTGTGCTGGATGCGCTGTCTTCCGGTCCCTCCACCCATTACTTGGTGCTTCGCCGCGGCCGGCCCAAGCCCTTTGAGGTCCTTAAAGTGGAAACCCCGGATCCGCAGATTGAGGTGAATATCACCCCCATGGGCGAGGACGGATACCGGATTCGCCTGGACAATGTGTACCCCATGCCATCCTCGGACGCGATCCCGTTGCGCATCCGAACCAATATCCCCGGCAATGAAGTGATCGAAGTGCCGTTTCGAATCACGACGATTCAGAAGGTTGAATGATGTTGCGCCGCGCTGCAGTGCTCCTCATCCTGCCGGCCGTGCTGGGTGGACTCGCCAACAGCTTTCATCCGAATAAGATTCCGTGGGTCGGAAACTGGGAACGCTATGTGGAATCCGAGGCTGTGGAAGCGGGCCTGGGCGTTGCTTCCATAGAACGTGCGCGGGAAATTGTCGCAGGGCGGCGCTGGATGATTCTGGACGCGCGCACGCCCAAGGAATACGAAGCAGGCCATCTGCCCGGCGCGCTCTCTCTGCCGCGCCTGGAATTCGAAGAAAAGTATGAGAAGGTGGAAGTCTTTTTGTCCCGCCGTGAGC
It encodes the following:
- a CDS encoding DUF2892 domain-containing protein, producing the protein MKMERWIRLIAGSFVIISLILSQTVSEWWLLFTAFVGVNLFQSALTNLCLMEKLLGKMGVQK
- a CDS encoding rhodanese-like domain-containing protein, giving the protein MMLRRAAVLLILPAVLGGLANSFHPNKIPWVGNWERYVESEAVEAGLGVASIERAREIVAGRRWMILDARTPKEYEAGHLPGALSLPRLEFEEKYEKVEVFLSRREPLLVYCSDKLCDEAVLLAKRLKDQGYTQVWVFVGGFKAWETAGHPVEGAK
- a CDS encoding DUF1573 domain-containing protein, coding for MCRLRPLFLIPVCLLLFAGITDALAFRVAKAPRAMCEQPYYEFGEVPNTQTIENVFVVRNTGTATLEIRGIWTSCTCTDVEWEGEAVEPGGEIEILGRLVLHGREGKLLKEIFVETNDPQQQTLTLGFTGIALREVYVEPEAIFFGSVPQGATASAPVSIRTKKGTPYHIVSAVSTDPSFEAEVDSPERMAVHAIQIQLKAGGQPGKRQGRIKIRTDLMKIQEVEIPVSVRVMDDLLVEPREIVLDALSSGPSTHYLVLRRGRPKPFEVLKVETPDPQIEVNITPMGEDGYRIRLDNVYPMPSSDAIPLRIRTNIPGNEVIEVPFRITTIQKVE
- a CDS encoding efflux RND transporter permease subunit; protein product: SPLILATLTVIAAILPMAFVRGLMGPYMRPIPIGASAAMVFSMIVAFVATPWAAYKILGYAHRKGKLKGHGHGEKEDFLTRSYRSYMGPLIRRASVRRIFYCVLVLLLFGSVALVPAKRVLLKMLPFDNKNEFQVILNMPEGTPIDRTRAVIEEMAYYVREVPEVSDIEIYVGAAAPYNFNGLVRHYFLRNRPHMADLQVNLEDRHHRKRQSHAIAESIRPKLQEIAKRAGAHVQVAEVPPGPPVLSTLVLEIYGPNQQGQEELSGKIEALLGRTPGITDIDTYVEADQDLVRLQVDSEKASLNGIPMAYVARTVATALKGEVAGLARLPGEYEPVEILVRLPQDKRRDLKGLEGIQLLSRYGQMIPLPDLVKPEKRSQDHSIYHKNLMRTSYVIADVTDQVGSPVYALVGLRKELDKIQLPASDEGQKKLVQYFTRQPDSSREWAVKWDGEWHITYEVFRDLGLAFAAVLILIYALVVGWFKSFKTPVIVMAPIPLSLVGILPAHWLSGVFFTATSMIGLIAGAGIVVRNSIILVDFIELRLKEGMPLEEAVIDAGAVRFRPMLLTASAVVVGASVILFDPIFQGLAIALIAGEVAATILSRTAVPVLYYSMYRKHRCQAPVPGTGA